Genomic DNA from Candidatus Poribacteria bacterium:
CGTCTCTACCAGCTCGCCTTCGTCACGCCGGGCACGCGGCCCTCGCGAGCCAACTGCCGGAAACAGATGCGGCACAGACCGAACCGCCGCAGATAGCCTCGCGCGCGTCCGCAGACCTGGCACCGATGATAGTGCCGTGTCGAGAACTTCTGCGGGAGCTGCTGTTTGATCCTCAGACACTTCTTTGCCACAACTGCCCTCTCTGTAACCCGGCTGAGGCTCCGTCGCTCACGCCTCGCTCCTCGCCTCTCGGAATGGCATGCCCATGAGCCGGAGCAGCTCGCGCGCCTGTTCGTCCGTCTTGGCGGTCGTGACGATGGCGATGTTCATGCCGCGCATCTGCGATACGTCGTCGTATCCGATCTCCGGGAAGATGATCTGCTCGGTCAGCCCTAGCGCGTAGTTGCCTCGCCCATCGAACGAGTCCGGGTTGGTGCCCCGAAAGTCGCGGATCTGCGGCAGCGCCACCTTGACCAGTCGCATGTAGAACTCGTACATCCGGACGCCCCGGAGCGTCACCATGCAGCCAACCGGCATGCCGACGCGCACTCGGAACGCCGAGACGGACTTGCGGGCGCGGCGGATC
This window encodes:
- a CDS encoding type Z 30S ribosomal protein S14 codes for the protein MAKKCLRIKQQLPQKFSTRHYHRCQVCGRARGYLRRFGLCRICFRQLAREGRVPGVTKASW
- the rplE gene encoding 50S ribosomal protein L5, translated to MYKQHYQDEVVPALKQRFGFTNPMQVPRIEKIVVSMGVGAAATATNANLLDNAASELATITGQKPAIRRARKSVSAFRVRVGMPVGCMVTLRGVRMYEFYMRLVKVALPQIRDFRGTNPDSFDGRGNYALGLTEQIIFPEIGYDDVSQMRGMNIAIVTTAKTDEQARELLRLMGMPFREARSEA